A region of Siniperca chuatsi isolate FFG_IHB_CAS linkage group LG23, ASM2008510v1, whole genome shotgun sequence DNA encodes the following proteins:
- the cpm gene encoding carboxypeptidase M gives MSLLLLFLLPFLILTPASTLEFRYHNNHEIEQYLLQLNASNPDITHLYSIGQSVRGQQLWVLALGLSARRHTVGIPEFKYVANMHGNEVLGRVLLLQLIDDLVRGYRNNETWSMQLLNSTRIHILPTMNPDGFDESDTHCQYSQGRFNYNGVDLNRNFPDAFAGLRRQQQLDEEKREAEVRAVIGWLRTESFVLSANLHGGALVASYPYDNSNGGSELVGGASVTPDEDVFVHLAKVYSYNHASMHQGDSCDDSSRFLDGITNGYQWYPLTGGMQDYNYVWAQCLELTLEVSCCKFPPVKQLPALWTENRKALLAYIQQVHLGVKGRVFDGSGVPVQNAVVEVKGRRNMCPFRTDRHGEYYRLLLPGNYSFTVTYPGHEVLTEILNVPNGPDYYSAMKHDFLLRHIPTTGHIPANPTQGNLTPTCNYTFHLEAGGVITRPTWMGLGVGLGLLVALGSLIN, from the exons ATGTCAttactcctcctcttcctcctccccttcctcatCCTCACCCCCGCCTCAACGTTGGAGTTTCGTTACCACAACAACCATGAGATCGAACAGTACCTCCTCCAGCTCAACGCCTCCAACCCCGATATCACTCACCTGTACAGCATCGGCCAGTCTGTCAGAG GTCAGCAGTTGTGGGTGTTGGCTCTGGGTCTCAGTGCTCGCCGTCACACCGTTGGCATCCCAGAGTTCAAATATGTGGCTAACATGCATGGAAACGAG gttctTGGCCGGgtgctgctgctacagctaatcGACGACCTGGTGCGTGGTTACCGTAACAACGAAACGTGGTCAATGCAGTTACTGAACAGCACCCGCATCCACATCCTGCCAACAATGAACCCCGACGGCTTCGATGAATCGGACACACACTGCCAGTACAGCCAGGGCAG GTTCAACTATAACGGCGTTGATCTGAACAGGAACTTCCCCGATGCTTTTGCTGGTCTCCGAAGGCAACAGCAGCTTGACGAGGAGAAGCGGGAGGCAGAG GTcagagctgtgattggctggttgAGGACTGAGAGTTTTGTTCTCTCTGCCAACCTTCATGGAGGAGCTCTGGTGGCCAGTTATCCTTACGACAACAGCAACggag GCAGCGAGTTGGTGGGCGGGGCCAGCGTCACCCCTGATGAAGACGTGTTCGTTCACCTGGCCAAGGTGTACTCCTACAACCACGCCTCCATGCACCAGGGTGACAGTTGCGACGACAGCAGTCGGTTCCTGGACGGCATCACCAACGGATACCAGTGGTACCCTTTGACAG gTGGGATGCAGGACTATAACTATGTGTGGGCTCAGTGTTTGGAGTTGACTCTGGAGGTTTCCTGCTGCAAGTTTCCTCCAGTCAAACAGCTTCCTGCTCTGTGGACGGAGAACAGGAAGGCTCTGCTGGCTTACATCCAGCAGGTCCACCTCg gggTCAAAGGTCGTGTGTTTGATGGCTCCGGAGTGCCAGTCCAGAACGCAGTGGTGGAGGTCAAAGGTCGCAGGAATATGTGTCCGTTCAGAACCGACCGACACGGAGAATACTACAGACTGCTGCTGCCTGGAAACTACAGCTTCacg gtgacaTACCCGGGACACGAGGTTTTGACGGAGATACTTAATGTTCCAAATGGTCCTGATTACTACTCCGCCATGAAACACGACTTCCTGTTACGACACATCCCCACGACTGGCCACATCCCGGCTAACCCCACCCAAGGTAACCTCACCCCTACCTGTAACTACACATTCCACCTGGAGGCAGGAGGAGTGATAACCAGGCCCACATGGATGGGGCTAGGTGTGGGACTCggcctgctggtggcgctaggaTCCCTGATCAACTGA